In Eubalaena glacialis isolate mEubGla1 chromosome 3, mEubGla1.1.hap2.+ XY, whole genome shotgun sequence, the following are encoded in one genomic region:
- the LOC133088560 gene encoding transcription and mRNA export factor ENY2-like, translated as MVVSKMNKDAQMRATINQKLIETGERECLKELLRAKLIECGWKDQLKAHCKEVIKEKGLEHVTVDDLVAEITPKGRALVPGSVKKELLQRIRTFLAQHASL; from the coding sequence ATGGTGGTTAGTAAGATGAACAAAGATGCGCAGATGAGAGCAACGATTAACCAAAAGTTGATAGAAACTGGAGAAAGAGAATGCCTCAAAGAGTTGCTGAGAGCTAAATTAATTGAATGTGGCTGGAAGGATCAGTTGAAGGCACACTGTAAAGAGGTCATTAAAGAAAAAGGACTAGAACACGTTACTGTTGATGACTTGGTGGCTGAAATCACACCAAAAGGCAGAGCCCTGGTACCTGGCAGTGTAAAGAAGGAGCTCCTACAAAGAATAAGAACATTCCTTGCTCAGCATGCTAGCCTTTAA